A part of Desulfotomaculum nigrificans DSM 574 genomic DNA contains:
- a CDS encoding MogA/MoaB family molybdenum cofactor biosynthesis protein translates to MYKIGIVTMSDKGSRGEREDASGATIREMVAGLGTVEQYRVIPDDPEIIKATLIEYADQHKLDLVLTTGGTGLGPRDNTPDATLAVVDRLVPGLAEAMRAESLKKTPKAMLSRAVSGTRGQTLIINLPGSVKGVRECLEVVLPVLPHGLEILTGRGGECGQP, encoded by the coding sequence ATGTACAAAATTGGCATTGTAACCATGAGTGACAAGGGTTCCCGGGGCGAGCGGGAGGATGCCAGCGGGGCTACCATCAGAGAGATGGTGGCGGGACTTGGTACCGTGGAGCAGTACCGGGTGATTCCTGACGATCCGGAGATAATTAAAGCTACTTTAATAGAATATGCGGATCAGCATAAGTTAGACTTAGTCCTGACCACAGGCGGCACCGGCCTGGGCCCCCGGGACAACACCCCCGATGCCACCCTGGCCGTGGTTGACCGGCTGGTACCCGGACTGGCTGAAGCCATGCGAGCCGAGAGCCTGAAAAAAACACCCAAGGCCATGTTGTCCCGGGCGGTTAGTGGAACCAGGGGGCAAACTTTAATCATTAACTTACCGGGTAGTGTAAAGGGTGTACGGGAATGTTTAGAAGTGGTTCTGCCGGTACTGCCGCACGGATTAGAAATCCTCACTGGCCGGGGTGGCGAATGCGGCCAGCCCTGA
- the groES gene encoding co-chaperone GroES, translating to MIKPLGDRVVVKALPQEEKTKSGIVLPDTAKEKPQQGEVIAVGPGRLLENGQRATIDLKVGDKVFFSKYAGNEVKIDEEEYLILREMDILAVIE from the coding sequence GTGATTAAACCACTAGGTGACAGGGTAGTAGTTAAGGCACTGCCCCAAGAAGAAAAAACCAAAAGCGGTATTGTACTGCCGGACACTGCTAAGGAGAAACCCCAGCAGGGTGAAGTAATCGCCGTAGGTCCCGGCCGTCTGCTGGAAAATGGTCAGCGTGCCACCATTGATTTAAAGGTTGGCGACAAAGTATTCTTCTCCAAATATGCCGGTAATGAAGTTAAGATTGATGAAGAAGAATATCTCATCCTGCGTGAAATGGATATTCTGGCTGTCATTGAATAA
- the groL gene encoding chaperonin GroEL (60 kDa chaperone family; promotes refolding of misfolded polypeptides especially under stressful conditions; forms two stacked rings of heptamers to form a barrel-shaped 14mer; ends can be capped by GroES; misfolded proteins enter the barrel where they are refolded when GroES binds): MAAKEIIFSEDARKALERGVNALAEAVKVTLGPKGRNVVIDKKFGAPTITNDGVTIAREIELPDHFENMGAQLVKEVATKTNDVAGDGTTTATVLAQALVREGLKNVAAGANPMIIKRGIEKAVEKAVEEIKSMAKTIESKEAIAQVATISANDESIGNLIAEAMEKVGKDGVITVEESQGIGTTLEVVEGMNFDRGYISPYMITDTDKMEASLSDPYILITDKKISSVQDILPVLEKVVQTGNKPVLLICEDLEGEALATLVLNKLRGTLNVVAVKAPGFGDRRKAMLEDIAILTGGTVITEEVGLKLDKATLDMMGTARQVRVKKEETIIVGGAGEQSKIEARIAQIKKQIEETTSDFDREKLQERLAKLAGGVAVIQVGAATEVEMKEKKLRIDDALNATRAAVEEGIVPGGGTAYVDIIAALDSIKLEGDAKTGVEIVKKALEEPLRQIANNAGLEGSVVVEKVKATEKGIGFNAVTEQYVDMIAAGIVDPAKVTRSALQNAASIAAMILTTETLVSEKPEKEAAPNPMAGMGGMM, from the coding sequence TTGGCTGCTAAAGAAATTATTTTTAGCGAAGATGCCCGTAAAGCTCTGGAAAGAGGCGTTAACGCCCTGGCCGAAGCTGTTAAGGTAACCCTTGGCCCCAAAGGCCGTAATGTTGTAATAGATAAGAAGTTTGGGGCTCCCACCATCACCAATGATGGTGTAACCATCGCCCGGGAAATTGAGCTGCCTGATCATTTCGAGAACATGGGTGCTCAATTGGTTAAAGAAGTTGCTACCAAGACCAACGATGTGGCCGGTGACGGTACCACCACTGCTACCGTTTTAGCCCAGGCTCTGGTTCGCGAAGGCCTGAAAAACGTTGCTGCTGGCGCTAACCCCATGATTATCAAGCGCGGTATTGAAAAGGCTGTAGAAAAGGCTGTAGAAGAAATTAAATCCATGGCTAAGACCATTGAGAGCAAAGAGGCCATCGCTCAGGTAGCTACCATCTCTGCCAACGATGAATCCATCGGTAACTTAATTGCCGAAGCCATGGAAAAAGTAGGTAAAGATGGCGTTATCACCGTTGAAGAGTCTCAAGGTATCGGCACCACTCTGGAAGTTGTTGAAGGTATGAACTTCGACCGGGGTTACATATCCCCCTACATGATTACCGATACCGATAAGATGGAGGCTTCCTTAAGCGATCCCTACATCTTAATCACCGATAAGAAAATCTCTTCCGTTCAGGATATTCTGCCTGTTCTGGAGAAAGTTGTGCAAACCGGCAACAAGCCTGTACTATTGATCTGCGAGGACCTGGAAGGCGAAGCACTGGCTACCCTGGTACTGAACAAACTGCGTGGTACCCTGAATGTAGTTGCTGTTAAGGCTCCTGGCTTTGGCGATCGCCGCAAGGCTATGCTGGAAGACATCGCTATCTTAACCGGTGGTACTGTTATCACCGAAGAAGTTGGCCTCAAACTGGATAAAGCTACCCTGGATATGATGGGTACTGCCCGTCAGGTTCGGGTTAAGAAAGAAGAGACCATCATCGTTGGTGGTGCTGGCGAACAGTCTAAGATTGAAGCCCGTATTGCTCAAATTAAGAAACAAATCGAAGAAACCACCTCTGACTTTGACCGTGAGAAATTACAAGAACGTCTGGCCAAGCTGGCTGGCGGCGTAGCTGTAATTCAAGTTGGTGCAGCCACCGAAGTTGAAATGAAAGAGAAGAAACTGCGCATTGACGATGCTCTGAACGCTACCCGTGCCGCAGTTGAAGAAGGTATTGTACCTGGTGGCGGTACCGCTTATGTTGATATCATTGCCGCTCTGGATAGCATTAAGCTGGAAGGCGATGCTAAGACCGGTGTGGAAATTGTGAAGAAAGCTCTTGAAGAACCCCTGCGTCAAATCGCTAACAACGCTGGTTTAGAAGGTTCTGTAGTGGTTGAAAAGGTTAAAGCCACAGAAAAGGGCATTGGTTTCAACGCTGTTACCGAGCAATATGTTGATATGATTGCTGCCGGTATTGTTGACCCGGCTAAAGTAACCCGTTCTGCTCTGCAAAACGCTGCTTCCATCGCTGCTATGATCCTGACCACTGAAACTCTGGTTTCCGAAAAACCTGAAAAAGAAGCAGCTCCTAACCCCATGGCCGGGATGGGCGGCATGATGTAA